The following proteins are encoded in a genomic region of Chaetodon auriga isolate fChaAug3 chromosome 8, fChaAug3.hap1, whole genome shotgun sequence:
- the LOC143325236 gene encoding uncharacterized protein LOC143325236, translating into MTHPTDYFCRPCSESGHGVHSQESGDAGLSSNMQHKFSDEYSERTLPVVDKGSFVIPIPKEEQDIFESPKMSEKIWSQPSSGRAAGPKVESLTVCAWEQFSTPSTVAVGQNNNFLSQTASTLSENNPEEDADRVLPRAAASAEEKPDVGVAEEDSCIKMDPGGNPEKQRGSPVDPGEVRNRTHHRKRAAGKNRKLYLLCLMVFIVPVSEAMAGVKCFTCKDKGRCPKLITIYDTDDHCLYKGAVNQTFPRCCEIPPPTPMTCTVCHDHSNINIICSEDVRKVEVEDSDGKHITNISPVCAQQRTCSCTCSAHLGLIVSSVLLLIVVAALVLACRCQRSRI; encoded by the exons ATGACTCATCCAACGGACTATTTTTGCCGTCCTTGTTCAGAAA GTGGCCATGGCGTCCACAGCCAGGAGAGCGG CGACGCAGGCCTCTCCTCCAACATGCAGCACAAGTTCAGTGATGAGTACAGTGAACGTACTTTGCCTGTAGTGGATAAAGGCAGCTTTGTGATTCCCATTCCTAAAGAGGAACAAGACATCTTTGAGAGCCCTAAGATGTCAGAAAAGATCTGGTCACAGCCATCGTCAGGGCGTGCCGCTGGTCCAAAGGTGGAGTCCCTCACTGTTTGCGCTTGGGAACAATTCTCAACACCATCCACTGTAGCTGTGGGCCAAAACAACAACTTTCTATCACAAACCGCATCAACCCTATCAGAGAACAACCCGGAGGAGGACGCTGACAGGGTTTTAcccagagcagcagccagtgcAGAGGAGAAGCCAGATGTGGGGGTAGCAGAAGAGGATAGCTGCATCAAAATGGACCCCGGGGGAAAcccagaaaagcagagaggctCACCAGTGGACCCTGGAGAAGTCAGAAACCGCACCCATCACAGGAAAAGAGCTGCTGGAAAGAACCGGAAAC TGTACCTCCTCTGTCTGATGGTATTCATTGTTCCAGTCTCCGAGGCCATGGCTGGTG TGAAGTGCTTTACCTGCAAGGATAAGGGCAGATGCCCAAAGCTGATTACCATATATGACACTGATGACCACTGCTTGTACAaaggagctgtcaatcaaaccttCCCACGATGCTGTGAAATTCCTCCACCCACTCCTATGACTTGCACTGTGTGCCATGACCAcagcaacatcaacatcatctgCTCAGAGGATGTCagaaaggtggaggtggaagaTAGTGACGGAAAACACATTACGAACATCTCTCCAGTCT GTGCACAGCAGCGCACCTGTTCCTGCACCTGCTCTGCACATCTTGGACTGATTGTTAGCTCGG tCCTCCTTTTGATCGTGGTGGCAGCGCTGGTGCTCGCTTGT CGCTGCCAGAGGAGCAG gATTTAA